In Ooceraea biroi isolate clonal line C1 chromosome 1, Obir_v5.4, whole genome shotgun sequence, the genomic stretch agaaaaatatggGTTGATTGTACCATCAAGACGTATACGATAGAAtggttaaatttttattaaaccaAGCAGAATTTCTAGTTAGCATGATAGAACTGGATGttttataactagaagttttaTAACTATAACTTTGATAGACCGTGGCTGTGTTTCCAAAATTCACTGCCAGCGCTGAAAAGCTATAGTgtacgtgacataaactatagagtttcagtactggcagtgaattttGGAACACAGCCTATATACTGTaatctggtaattcctaaagaaattctgattcgtccattttccaacagacagactggttgaacctatcagatttctaattaatgcggATTTCTTTTCAGTGCGCCTAACAAAATTCGGAAAATGAGCGGTTACGGAGTCTTTTCAAGATTATAACCTTGCTTGGTCTTCCCACTTCTGTTAAGAAAGTATCCTCGCGAGAGACTTGCTTGAAAAACTAGTAGCCTCGACGACAAGTTTCCATTTTCGAATGAAACGCTCTCGACGCGATTTGCGGTTTGCGTAAAATCCATACGTTCGCCGCATCGACATGGGCTCCTggtttgttttttaattttacgatgACCGAGTTTCGAGACTGCGATGCAACGTGTCCGGTTGCGGACGTGTTCGAAACTCGCGCGAGACGACTGATCGCTGAAAAATCGTGCCGCTCCGCAAGGAGCACGATGCAAACATCGCGTCGCCGTTGGTCCGCGATGCGTACGGAACCAGTCTCGGATCGGAACCGGTTTGGAACTAGTTTCCTTCGGTTTTTCGGTCCCCTTGCCCCGGCCCGCGTGAGCTGCATGACCGGCGTCTGCGAACAGCACTCTGCGCCCGGACTGCTCGGTGTAGTCGCGACGTGTCGTCGATGTTTGCAGATTCCCGCGTGAACGATCATGGCATCCGACGATAGAGAACAAAAGGGTAAGAAAACCACTTGATTCGAGATTCGACGTAGTCTTCGAGTACGGATTTCTTGGAAGATCCGCGCCACGTACCTGTTGCTGTTCGCTTCAAGGATGTTACAAGTGTAGGCAGCTTGAGCACTTGATGGTGGCCGGTTCAACATCATCGACGCGGGAAGATTCGAATCGGATAACACGCGTAGCTGTTGCACGCGCTAGCTTATCAGTGATATATTTCGAAAGGATACggaaatattttgctttttgttTGATTACTTATGTAGATTTATTTGttagaattatatagaaaaatcaaatacaaatagtaatagtatttataattatcatgaTTATGGAAATATCATGCAAAATCAAtatcgtttatatttttacttttatgtgaattaacataatattttcaaagaaagGAGCATATGTCTGATGTTAGGAGGAATGTCGGTGACCATTCGGTTGTTAGCAATCACCGTTTGAAATATAATCACGATTTTGATTGGTCAGACCCTGATGTTTTACATCGTGATACTTTTACCAGACGAAGGGAGATTGCGGAGATGTATTTCATCAAAAAACAAAGCAATCCAGTTAACCTACAGAAGGACACCGACAATCTTCCAGGTGCTTACGATCGTGTTATTAGACTTgcgtgaaaaatatgttttcctTTACTCGTGTATCAGTATCACGTATGACTTCGTCTCATGATGATCGAATGGAAATTTGTACTTCTCCTTTGATTTTCAcatatatgttaaattaatagtgtattgattattatattatatatttgtcatttttaattattgacgTGCAAACatgtgaatataattatttggtATAATTTATGATGTAATTGACAACAGTATATTTAATGAGTTGTTCATTTCAGTTCGAAATCATGATTATTGCGTCCACGATATGTTCATATTTCTGATGTTATTGTGAAGGAATttttgatgtaatattattatctttgtcTGAAGAGGACCAGAAACATTGGTCGAAACGTTacaatttgattaataaattgagCTTGCCAATTAATGgtcgaataattattatttatatctaacTTACATATTGGCGAAGAAATTggaatacattaattttcaaagaatttGTAAACTTATGTTTCTGTCACATGTTATTCTTATAAAACCAcagcatttttaattattataacgatTTTTGACAGATGTCAGATTCGACATGGAAGTCAAGGTGGAGCCGACTGAGCAGTGTTACGTCGAAGAGGAACACGAAAATGGCTTCTCGGGCTTCGAAAACACCAGCGTGATACCATCGGGTGCTGACGTGGGTTCATGCAACCTGTGGACCAGTAAGGCTACTACTTGTCTGATCGGTCAATACAAAAAGTATCGATCGATGGTCGGACAGTCAACCCAAATCAGAAGTCTACGGGAGATGTTTGAAATGATATCGCTGGAGATGCAGAAGTACGGCTTTTACTTCAGCCCGCAAAAATGCGAGAACAAGTGGCGCGTGCTGGAGCGCAAGTATAAGAACCTCGTGTTCCGTGAACGACTGAAAAAGCCGGGCAGAATGAGACACTACGGACAGTGGGAGCACAAACGCGCCTTAGACGAGATCTTCAATGAAAAGAAGCGTCACGTCTACCTGGAAGAAAACGCTCCACCAAGGGAATCGGCAAACCCTTCTTTGATCTTACCAAAATCGATCTGTGATCAGATTGGCGACTTGCCGTCGGACGACCACCAGCGCGAAGATCCTTTGACGTTGAGCCCCACGATCAGAAAAAGAGATGAGGAAATGCTGGACCACAAGCGAATCTTGACGACGTTGTGCGAGAAATTTATTGAGGAAATGGGACAGCATTTTGCTTTAGCCGAGAGGAACAAAGAGAGACGGCATAAAGAGAGAATGGCCGCGAAACAGAAACAGTTGGAGCTAACGAAGCAACTTCTCAAACTAAAAGAGCAGAAGATGGAATTGCAGAGGTGTCAAGTGATGGCCGCCGCGCAAAATTTGCGTCTGAACATGTAACGACCGGCGCGTTGTTGTACGCCAGACGGATGacttacatattttatttcaatatagcGCTTACTTTAATTGTACAACTGTAACTAGCGGcacattaaaatgtaaatcttTTGCAGAttgatcattttattttcctgatatatattatatgcgtTCGTCTCTtgatttcaattttgtatCTGCTTTGAGTAGCGGTACACGTTGAAGAACAATATTTATGCATGCAGTCAtccatgaaataatattagacTCACAATTCTATAACTATCGCAAATCAAAGAaggtatttaaataaaagtggGGATACCTCAAGTGCTTTGATATAGCCAATCGTCGGTAAAACATCGCAATAATGGATACAAATCAAGTACCGAATTTGATATGTTctattgatttattaaaacaacgaTGTATATtgaatttcttaaataattcttttaaaattaaatctccaataattgtacaatgcaaatcatttttacggcaatttgtatttaaagaaatttcatGCTCAAATTTTCCATTCATTTTCCGTGCATTACCAGCAACTGGTTGCGACAGATTAAACAAAAAAGAGCATCAAGGAATGCTGTTGCAGCAACAAAAATTCGTGCTATCAAAACTGAATGATAAATGCAACACGGTAGATATCACGGTCCATTGTTTCTTCGTAGTGCGTAATCAGTTCGCTGAACACATCAATAGCGATAATGAATAAACGaaacaattattgttattaatatcaaattattattaactaaaccgattataatttattataatatccaaGCAGAAACAATTTCCcattattaatacaaactTACTTACTCAGTCTATAAACGTTACATTGGGTAGAAAAATGCTTTTTCCAGGAATCACAAGTGAAACCGTACGCTACAGCCACCTAGTGACAATTATCATCCAACTCTCGTACTGCAGATTCAAACTTGCGTGCTACAACCATCTAGTGGTCGGGGTAGCAACTACAATTGTGACCGCTCTTCTGAGAGTATAGATTTCTTTCAAGCGGAATTGTATGCAAAGGTTGTGTTTACTTTGAATGTTCGTTTTTGGCTTGTCAACTGAATTTTAAAGACACTATCAAAACCGTGTCGCGACAAAACACGCATGAGAAATATGCAAATGTGCTTCGCTTCCCAGAGACGGTAAGCGCGGTCACTTTGCCGCGTCAGATTATGAATGTCACTGTGGGTCGTTTGCGCTTATGTGTTCCGGCCGAATAGCTAACGACTCAGTTTATTAAAGGCAGCATCAAAAGCTCGCGCGGCGGTTTTGCGCACGTCACACTCGCGtgcccatacagcaccgaaaGATTGCAGAAACGTTGCAGAAATCTTACATCGaaagattgcaatattgcatggAAGTTGCGAAATGTCctgcaatgttgctgcaacaTTGCAGTAACGTTGAAATGTCCGCCCTAGGA encodes the following:
- the LOC105277823 gene encoding uncharacterized protein LOC105277823, with product MASDDREQKDVRFDMEVKVEPTEQCYVEEEHENGFSGFENTSVIPSGADVGSCNLWTSKATTCLIGQYKKYRSMVGQSTQIRSLREMFEMISLEMQKYGFYFSPQKCENKWRVLERKYKNLVFRERLKKPGRMRHYGQWEHKRALDEIFNEKKRHVYLEENAPPRESANPSLILPKSICDQIGDLPSDDHQREDPLTLSPTIRKRDEEMLDHKRILTTLCEKFIEEMGQHFALAERNKERRHKERMAAKQKQLELTKQLLKLKEQKMELQRCQVMAAAQNLRLNM